A single region of the Streptomyces sp. NBC_00236 genome encodes:
- a CDS encoding protein meaA, with translation MSGRQKDRPWLMRTYAGHSTAEASNELYRRNLAKGQTGLSVAFDLPTQTGYDPDHILARGEVGRVGVPVSHIGDMRRLFQDIPLEQMNTSMTINATAMWLLALYQVVAEEQGADADKLQGTTQNDIVKEYLSRGTHVFPPGPSLRLTTDMITYTVNRIPKWNPINICSYHLQEAGATPVQEIAYAMSTAIAVLDAVRDSGQVPEEKFGDVVARISFFVNAGVRFIEEMCKMRAFGRIWDRVTRERYGVTNAKQRRFRYGVQVNSLGLTEAQPENNVQRIVLEMLAVTLSKDARARAVQLPAWNEALGLPRPWDQQWSLRIQQVLAHESDLLEYEDIFAGSHVIEAKVDELVTDSLAEMDRIEQMGGAMAAVESGYLKSELVSSHAARRARIEGGEEKIVGVNIYGTTEPNPLTADLDAAIMTVDPANEARVVAALHEWRDNRDEPRATEALAALKKAAAGTENMMEATVECARAGVTTGEWSWALRDVFGEFRAPTGVSSAPVAVTAEAGTPLALVREKVARTAEDLGAGRLRLLVGKPGLDGHSNGAEQIAVRARDAGFEVVYQGIRLTPEQIVSAAVAEDVHCVGLSILSGSHAELVPDVLNRLRRTGAGDIPVIAGGIIPPADAEALIKAGVAAVFTPKDFGITEIIGRIVDEIRKANKLDPLEVPA, from the coding sequence ATGAGCGGCCGTCAGAAGGACCGCCCGTGGCTCATGCGGACGTACGCCGGTCACTCGACCGCCGAGGCGTCCAACGAGCTCTACCGGCGCAACCTCGCCAAGGGCCAGACCGGTCTGTCGGTCGCCTTCGACCTGCCGACCCAGACGGGCTACGACCCCGACCACATCCTCGCCCGCGGCGAGGTGGGCCGGGTCGGCGTGCCCGTCTCCCACATCGGTGACATGCGCCGGCTGTTCCAGGACATCCCGCTGGAACAGATGAACACCTCCATGACGATCAACGCCACCGCGATGTGGCTGCTGGCGCTCTACCAGGTCGTGGCCGAGGAGCAGGGCGCCGATGCGGACAAGCTCCAGGGCACCACACAGAACGACATCGTCAAGGAGTACCTCTCGCGCGGGACGCACGTCTTCCCGCCCGGGCCCTCGCTGCGGCTGACCACCGACATGATCACGTACACGGTCAACCGCATCCCGAAGTGGAACCCGATCAACATCTGCAGCTACCACCTGCAGGAGGCCGGGGCCACCCCCGTCCAGGAGATCGCCTACGCCATGTCGACGGCGATCGCCGTGCTCGACGCGGTCCGCGACTCCGGACAGGTGCCCGAGGAGAAGTTCGGCGACGTGGTCGCCCGGATCTCCTTCTTCGTGAACGCGGGCGTCCGCTTCATCGAGGAGATGTGCAAGATGCGCGCCTTCGGCCGCATCTGGGACCGGGTCACCCGCGAGCGCTACGGCGTCACGAACGCCAAGCAGCGCCGCTTCCGCTACGGCGTCCAGGTCAACTCGCTCGGCCTGACCGAGGCGCAGCCGGAGAACAACGTCCAGCGCATCGTGCTGGAGATGCTGGCCGTCACCCTCTCCAAGGACGCCCGCGCCCGCGCCGTGCAGCTGCCCGCCTGGAACGAGGCGCTGGGGCTTCCCCGGCCCTGGGACCAGCAGTGGTCACTGCGCATCCAGCAGGTACTCGCCCACGAGAGCGATCTGCTGGAGTACGAGGACATCTTCGCCGGTTCGCACGTCATCGAGGCCAAGGTGGACGAGCTGGTCACCGACTCGCTCGCCGAGATGGACCGGATCGAGCAGATGGGCGGCGCCATGGCGGCCGTCGAGTCCGGCTACCTGAAGTCCGAGCTGGTCTCCTCGCACGCCGCCCGGCGCGCCCGGATCGAGGGCGGCGAGGAGAAGATCGTCGGCGTCAACATCTACGGGACGACCGAGCCGAACCCGCTCACCGCCGACCTCGACGCCGCGATCATGACGGTGGACCCCGCGAACGAGGCCAGGGTCGTCGCCGCGCTCCACGAGTGGCGCGACAACCGCGACGAGCCGCGCGCCACCGAGGCGCTGGCCGCGCTGAAGAAGGCCGCGGCGGGCACCGAGAACATGATGGAGGCGACCGTCGAGTGCGCCCGTGCGGGCGTCACCACCGGCGAGTGGTCCTGGGCCCTGCGCGACGTCTTCGGCGAGTTCCGCGCACCCACGGGTGTGTCGTCCGCCCCGGTCGCGGTGACGGCCGAGGCGGGCACCCCGCTGGCTCTCGTACGCGAGAAGGTCGCCCGGACCGCCGAGGACCTGGGAGCGGGCCGGCTGCGGCTGCTCGTCGGCAAGCCCGGACTGGACGGGCACTCCAACGGCGCCGAGCAGATCGCGGTGCGCGCCCGTGACGCCGGTTTCGAGGTCGTCTACCAGGGCATCCGCCTCACGCCCGAACAGATCGTCTCGGCCGCCGTCGCCGAGGACGTGCACTGCGTCGGTCTGTCGATCCTGTCCGGCTCGCACGCCGAGCTGGTGCCGGACGTACTGAACCGGCTGCGCCGCACCGGAGCGGGCGACATCCCGGTGATCGCGGGCGGGATCATTCCCCCCGCCGACGCCGAGGCCCTGATCAAGGCCGGTGTCGCCGCCGTATTCACCCCGAAGGACTTCGGCATCACGGAGATCATCGGCCGTATCGTCGACGAGATCCGGAAAGCGAACAAGCTCGACCCTCTGGAGGTCCCCGCATGA
- the ccrA gene encoding crotonyl-CoA carboxylase/reductase, with amino-acid sequence MKEILDAIQSQDSSAADFAALSIPESYRAVTVHKDEAEMFAGVASRDKDPRKSLHVEDVPVPELGPGEALVAVMASSVNYNSVWTSIFEPVSTFGFLERYGRLSDLSKRHDLPYHVIGSDLAGVVLRTGPGVNAWKPGDEVVAHCLSVELESSDGHNDTMLDPEQRIWGFETNFGGLAEIALVKSNQLMPKPDHLSWEEAAAPGLVNSTAYRQLVSRNGAGMKQGDNVLIWGASGGLGSYATQFALAGGANPICVVSSDQKAEICRKMGAEAIIDRNAEGYKFWKDEHNQDPREWKRFGKRIRELTGGEDVDIVFEHPGRETFGASVYVTRKGGTIVTCASTSGYNHEYDNRYLWMSLKKIVGSHFANYREAWEANRLVAKGKIHPTLSKVYSLEDTGQAAYDVHRNLHQGKVGVLALAPTEGLGVRDGELREQHIDAINRFRNI; translated from the coding sequence GTGAAGGAAATCCTGGACGCGATCCAATCGCAGGACAGCAGCGCCGCAGACTTCGCGGCCCTGTCCATCCCCGAGTCGTACCGCGCGGTGACCGTGCACAAGGACGAGGCCGAGATGTTCGCCGGCGTCGCCAGCCGCGACAAGGACCCGCGCAAGTCCCTCCACGTCGAGGACGTCCCGGTGCCCGAGCTCGGTCCGGGCGAGGCCCTCGTGGCGGTCATGGCCAGCTCGGTCAACTACAACTCCGTCTGGACGTCGATCTTCGAGCCCGTCTCGACCTTCGGCTTCCTGGAGCGGTACGGCAGGCTCAGCGACCTCAGCAAGCGCCACGACCTGCCCTACCACGTCATCGGCTCCGACCTGGCCGGCGTCGTCCTGCGCACCGGCCCCGGCGTCAACGCCTGGAAGCCCGGCGACGAGGTCGTCGCACACTGCCTCTCGGTCGAGCTGGAGTCCTCGGACGGCCACAACGACACGATGCTCGACCCCGAGCAGCGCATCTGGGGCTTCGAGACCAACTTCGGCGGCCTGGCGGAGATCGCACTCGTCAAGTCCAACCAGCTGATGCCCAAGCCGGACCACCTCAGCTGGGAGGAGGCGGCGGCACCCGGACTGGTCAACTCCACCGCGTACCGCCAGCTCGTCTCCCGTAACGGCGCCGGCATGAAGCAGGGCGACAACGTCCTCATCTGGGGCGCGAGCGGCGGACTCGGCTCCTACGCCACGCAGTTCGCCCTCGCCGGCGGCGCCAACCCGATCTGTGTCGTCTCCAGCGACCAGAAGGCCGAGATCTGCCGGAAGATGGGCGCCGAGGCGATCATCGACCGCAACGCCGAGGGCTACAAGTTCTGGAAGGACGAGCACAACCAGGACCCGCGCGAGTGGAAGCGCTTCGGCAAGCGCATCCGTGAACTGACCGGCGGCGAGGACGTGGACATCGTCTTCGAGCACCCGGGCCGCGAGACCTTCGGCGCGAGTGTCTACGTGACCCGCAAGGGCGGAACGATCGTCACCTGCGCCTCGACCTCGGGCTACAACCACGAGTACGACAACCGCTACCTGTGGATGTCGCTCAAGAAGATCGTGGGCTCGCACTTCGCCAACTACCGCGAGGCGTGGGAGGCCAACCGCCTGGTCGCCAAGGGGAAGATCCACCCGACGCTGTCGAAGGTCTACTCCCTGGAGGACACCGGCCAGGCCGCGTACGACGTCCACCGCAACCTCCACCAGGGCAAGGTCGGCGTCCTGGCGCTGGCGCCCACCGAGGGCCTGGGCGTGCGCGACGGGGAGCTGCGCGAGCAGCACATCGACGCCATCAACCGATTCAGGAACATCTGA
- a CDS encoding GNAT family N-acetyltransferase, producing MNDQTTAHREELLAVFDREMREGARPDGPGVRVERTDGVVRQVGTDHDWNGVVWSSPDLDAAGADAAIAAQVAHCTAHGYGEFEWKLYAHDRPADLGARLLAAGFVPDEPETLLVSPVADQPMTVRLPEGVRLRTVRDEADVDLMARAHEQAFGSDWSRLRHQVLARLREDPDHFVGVLAMAGDEPVSSARMELYPGTGFAGLWGGGTVEAWRGKGVYRALIAFRARIAAERGYRYLQVDATEDSRPILQRLGFTALGTTTPYVYRPAS from the coding sequence ATGAACGATCAAACGACTGCACACCGTGAAGAACTGCTGGCCGTGTTCGACCGCGAGATGCGCGAGGGGGCCAGGCCGGACGGCCCCGGTGTCCGCGTCGAACGCACCGACGGCGTCGTACGCCAGGTGGGCACGGACCACGACTGGAACGGGGTCGTCTGGTCGTCGCCCGATCTGGACGCCGCAGGGGCGGACGCGGCGATCGCCGCGCAGGTGGCCCACTGCACGGCCCACGGCTACGGGGAGTTCGAGTGGAAGCTGTACGCCCACGACCGGCCGGCCGACCTCGGGGCGCGGCTGCTGGCGGCCGGCTTCGTACCCGACGAGCCGGAGACCCTCCTCGTCTCGCCGGTGGCGGACCAGCCCATGACCGTCCGGCTCCCGGAGGGCGTCCGGCTGCGCACGGTGCGTGACGAGGCCGATGTGGACCTGATGGCCCGGGCTCATGAGCAGGCGTTCGGCTCGGACTGGTCCCGGCTGCGGCATCAGGTGCTGGCCCGGCTGAGGGAGGACCCGGACCACTTCGTGGGGGTGCTGGCCATGGCGGGCGACGAGCCGGTGAGTTCGGCCCGCATGGAGCTGTACCCGGGCACGGGCTTCGCCGGGCTGTGGGGCGGCGGCACGGTCGAGGCGTGGCGCGGCAAGGGCGTCTACCGGGCGCTGATCGCCTTCCGGGCCCGGATCGCCGCCGAGCGCGGCTACCGGTACCTCCAGGTCGACGCGACCGAGGACAGCCGCCCGATCCTCCAGCGCCTCGGGTTCACGGCACTGGGCACGACGACTCCGTACGTCTACCGCCCCGCCTCCTGA
- a CDS encoding TetR family transcriptional regulator: MSQPARSPRVSAAPDVPESAAGTRAAAQRLKMRRELAAAAMELFATKGYEATTVDEIAGAAGVARRTFFRHFRSKEEAIFPDHDDTLVRAEAVLNAAPAHEHPLDTVCRGIKEVMRMYAAKPAVSVARYKLTREVPTLRQAEIASVARYERLFTRYLLGHFDERDHHAGNDDPLLAEVAASAVVTAHNHVLRRWLRADGQGDVETQLDLAFAIVRDTFGTGIGAGRTAGTEPAKPPAASVSTEGEVLVAVARTDAPLDEVMRTIQQALKER; this comes from the coding sequence ATGTCCCAGCCCGCCAGGTCCCCCCGTGTGTCCGCCGCGCCCGACGTCCCGGAGAGTGCCGCAGGCACCCGTGCCGCCGCCCAACGGCTCAAAATGCGCCGTGAACTGGCCGCGGCGGCGATGGAGCTCTTCGCCACGAAGGGGTACGAGGCGACGACCGTCGACGAGATCGCGGGCGCGGCGGGCGTCGCCCGGCGGACCTTCTTCCGGCACTTCCGGTCCAAGGAAGAGGCCATCTTCCCGGATCACGACGACACGCTCGTCCGGGCCGAGGCGGTCCTGAACGCCGCACCCGCGCACGAGCACCCGCTCGACACGGTCTGCCGCGGCATCAAGGAAGTCATGCGGATGTACGCGGCGAAGCCCGCGGTCTCCGTGGCCCGGTACAAGCTGACCCGCGAGGTGCCCACCCTGCGGCAGGCCGAGATCGCCTCGGTGGCCCGCTACGAGCGGCTGTTCACGCGCTATCTGCTGGGCCACTTCGACGAGCGCGACCACCACGCGGGCAACGACGATCCGCTGCTGGCGGAGGTCGCGGCGTCCGCCGTGGTCACCGCGCACAACCATGTGCTGCGCCGCTGGCTGCGCGCGGACGGCCAGGGTGATGTGGAGACGCAGCTGGACCTGGCGTTCGCCATCGTCCGCGACACGTTCGGAACGGGGATCGGCGCGGGCCGGACCGCCGGCACCGAGCCGGCGAAGCCTCCGGCCGCGTCGGTGAGCACGGAGGGCGAGGTGCTGGTGGCCGTGGCACGGACGGACGCGCCGCTGGACGAAGTGATGCGCACGATCCAGCAGGCCCTCAAGGAACGCTGA
- a CDS encoding 3-hydroxyacyl-CoA dehydrogenase family protein, with product MDTPFSTIAVVGLGTMGTGIAEVLAHAGREVIGIDIDDATARRAVASLEASTARAVRRERMTEEERRGTLARFRTFSDLQAAAEADLVIEVVPETYEIKQQVFRELDAIVSPTAILATGTNALSVTRLAAESQHPERVLGLHFFNPAPAMKLVEVVSSVLTAPPAVEAVTALARELGKEPVAVGDRPGFVADGLLFGYLNQAAAMYEANYASREDIDAAMKLGCGLPMGPLALLDLIGIDTARTVLEAMYSASHDRLHAPAPVLGQLSAAGLTGRKAGRGFYTYAEPGSQTVVPDALTPAEDAGAGAGRAVRSVGVAGSGTMASGIAEVFAKAGYGVVLAARSQEKADVAKVRIAKSLERSVAKGRLTAEARDETLARITAAGSLDSFSEVDLAVEAVAEDLLVKQQLFATLDKVCRPGAVLATTTSSLPVVSIARATSRPEDVIGMHFFNPAPAMKLVEVVRTVLTADDVHATVREVCGKVRKHPVDCGDRAGFIVNALLFPYLNNAIKMVEEHYATLDDIDAAMKLGGGYPMGPFELLDVVGLDVSLAIEKVLHSEFRDPGLAPAPLLEHLVAAGCLGRKTGRGFREYARR from the coding sequence ATGGACACCCCGTTCAGCACCATTGCCGTCGTCGGCCTCGGAACCATGGGCACCGGCATCGCCGAGGTCCTGGCCCACGCCGGCCGCGAGGTCATCGGCATCGACATCGACGACGCGACCGCCCGGCGGGCCGTCGCCTCCCTGGAAGCGTCCACCGCGCGCGCCGTGCGGCGCGAGCGGATGACGGAGGAGGAGCGGCGCGGCACCCTCGCCCGGTTCCGTACCTTCTCCGACCTCCAGGCCGCGGCCGAGGCGGATCTGGTCATCGAGGTCGTGCCGGAGACGTACGAGATCAAGCAGCAGGTCTTCCGCGAGCTCGACGCGATCGTCTCCCCCACCGCCATCCTCGCCACCGGCACCAACGCCCTGTCGGTGACCCGGCTCGCCGCGGAGTCGCAGCACCCGGAGCGGGTCCTCGGCCTGCACTTCTTCAATCCGGCGCCGGCGATGAAGCTGGTCGAGGTGGTCTCCTCGGTGCTGACCGCGCCGCCGGCCGTGGAGGCCGTCACCGCTCTCGCCCGGGAACTGGGCAAGGAGCCGGTCGCGGTCGGTGACCGGCCTGGCTTCGTCGCCGACGGCCTGCTGTTCGGCTACCTCAACCAGGCCGCCGCGATGTACGAGGCGAACTACGCCTCCCGCGAGGACATCGACGCGGCGATGAAGCTGGGCTGCGGCCTGCCGATGGGCCCGCTCGCCCTGCTGGACCTGATCGGCATCGACACCGCCCGCACCGTCCTGGAGGCCATGTACTCCGCCTCGCACGACCGGCTGCACGCCCCGGCACCCGTCCTGGGCCAGCTGAGCGCGGCCGGGCTGACCGGCCGCAAGGCGGGCCGCGGCTTCTACACCTACGCGGAGCCGGGCAGCCAGACCGTCGTGCCGGACGCGCTGACTCCGGCCGAGGACGCCGGGGCGGGCGCGGGCCGTGCGGTGCGTTCGGTCGGCGTCGCGGGCTCCGGGACGATGGCGTCGGGGATCGCGGAGGTCTTCGCGAAGGCCGGGTACGGCGTCGTGCTCGCCGCGCGCAGCCAGGAGAAGGCGGACGTCGCCAAGGTCCGGATCGCCAAGTCGCTGGAGCGCTCGGTCGCCAAGGGGCGGCTGACGGCCGAGGCCCGGGACGAGACGCTCGCCCGGATCACCGCGGCGGGGTCGCTGGACTCCTTCTCCGAGGTCGACCTCGCCGTCGAGGCGGTCGCCGAGGACCTGCTGGTCAAGCAGCAGCTGTTCGCCACGCTGGACAAGGTGTGCCGGCCGGGCGCGGTGCTCGCCACCACCACGTCCTCGCTGCCCGTCGTCTCGATCGCCCGGGCCACCTCGCGGCCCGAGGACGTCATCGGGATGCACTTCTTCAACCCGGCGCCCGCGATGAAGCTGGTCGAGGTCGTCCGTACGGTCCTCACCGCGGACGATGTGCACGCCACGGTCCGCGAGGTCTGCGGGAAGGTGCGCAAGCACCCGGTGGACTGCGGGGACCGGGCCGGGTTCATCGTGAACGCGCTGCTGTTCCCGTACCTCAACAACGCGATCAAGATGGTCGAGGAGCACTACGCGACCCTCGACGACATCGACGCCGCGATGAAGCTGGGCGGCGGCTACCCGATGGGGCCCTTCGAGCTCCTGGACGTCGTCGGGCTCGATGTGTCGCTCGCCATCGAGAAGGTGCTGCACAGCGAGTTCCGCGATCCGGGCCTCGCCCCGGCGCCGCTCCTGGAGCATCTGGTGGCCGCGGGCTGCCTCGGCCGCAAGACGGGGCGCGGCTTCCGCGAATATGCCCGCCGCTGA
- a CDS encoding adenylosuccinate lyase, whose product MDEEYRSLTHRLADEAGESADYRRLLATDDDEELAQVLIERERPLWAREIAAYRLGCGGDRRAFETLVLLLNHRDPERCVGAAHALARLGDPRTPRAAAALATNSLRTAYALHPVRLLAELKAPESVPALMSTLSRLLGPDEPHWRVALACVEGLGRLGDVRARPVLEAALPHPRLGGAAEAALSSLPAG is encoded by the coding sequence ATGGATGAGGAGTACCGGTCACTGACGCACCGGCTGGCGGACGAGGCAGGGGAGTCGGCGGACTACCGCAGACTGCTCGCCACCGATGACGACGAGGAACTGGCCCAGGTGCTCATCGAGCGCGAACGCCCGCTCTGGGCGCGGGAGATCGCCGCCTACCGGCTCGGCTGCGGTGGTGACCGCCGTGCCTTCGAGACCCTGGTGCTGCTGCTCAACCACCGCGACCCGGAACGCTGCGTCGGCGCCGCCCACGCCCTGGCCCGCCTCGGCGACCCCCGCACGCCGCGCGCGGCCGCCGCCCTCGCCACCAACTCGCTGCGCACCGCCTACGCCCTGCACCCGGTCCGCCTGCTCGCCGAGCTGAAGGCCCCGGAGTCCGTGCCCGCCCTCATGAGCACCCTGTCCCGGCTGCTGGGGCCGGACGAGCCGCACTGGCGGGTGGCCCTCGCCTGCGTCGAGGGCCTCGGGCGGCTCGGCGACGTACGGGCCCGCCCGGTCCTGGAGGCGGCCCTGCCGCACCCGCGTCTCGGCGGCGCGGCCGAGGCTGCGCTCAGCAGTCTGCCGGCGGGCTGA
- a CDS encoding GNAT family N-acetyltransferase: MTTGPVLAHASRPMVRDMTIDDCEAVARIRVRGWQSAYAGLMPQAHLDAMDIAADAERRRGFFTEARAVVNVVAERAGLGVVGWAAYGPYREDGRRLPRGEVYAIYVLPEQTGTGVGRALMAEVLTRGAAAGHPDVALWVLKENAPARRFYERAGFRPDGAEEPFDVDGVAVPEVRYVRPLSPPADC, encoded by the coding sequence ATGACTACCGGTCCCGTCCTCGCGCACGCCTCCCGGCCGATGGTCCGGGACATGACCATCGACGACTGCGAAGCCGTCGCGAGGATCCGGGTGCGGGGCTGGCAGAGCGCCTACGCCGGCCTGATGCCGCAGGCGCATCTGGACGCGATGGACATCGCCGCGGACGCGGAGCGCCGCCGGGGCTTCTTCACGGAGGCCCGCGCCGTCGTCAACGTGGTGGCCGAGCGGGCAGGTCTCGGCGTCGTCGGCTGGGCGGCGTACGGGCCGTACCGCGAGGACGGCAGGCGGCTCCCCCGCGGTGAGGTGTACGCGATCTACGTGCTGCCGGAGCAGACCGGGACCGGTGTGGGCCGGGCCCTGATGGCGGAGGTGCTGACCCGCGGCGCGGCGGCCGGCCACCCCGATGTCGCGCTCTGGGTACTGAAGGAGAACGCGCCGGCCCGCCGCTTCTACGAACGTGCGGGGTTTCGCCCCGACGGCGCCGAGGAGCCCTTCGACGTGGACGGCGTCGCGGTGCCCGAGGTGCGCTACGTACGCCCCCTCAGCCCGCCGGCAGACTGCTGA
- a CDS encoding alpha/beta hydrolase, producing MTNRSATLFAVGATVAGLVTAAPSPASADGGPQRAASIRWTDCGTQSSPTLQCATVRSPLDHDEPSGRQVTLALTRVPHTAKTFQGPLLVNPGGPGGSGLSMAGFVAASLPKAVAAQYDVIGFDPRGVGRSRPALDCVPKYFDPVRPDPVPHSVRDERTNRNRARDFAAACGKKYPDLLPFMDTVSTAKDLDVIRRATGSRQLNYFGYSYGTYLGAVYAKLFPERVRRLVLDSNVDPDGVWYDDNISQDYAFDTRHKAFAAWVAKYDATYGLGSDPAEVEAAWYRMRDAVKKHPAGKKVGAGELDDTYLPGGYYNGYWPDLAEAFAAYVHDKDEQALVKAYERFAAVDAEGDNGYSVYSAVQCRDAQWPKDWNVWRSDSRRVHAKAPFMTWGNTWYNAPCADWPVEPLNPVRVSNRELPPALLFQATDDAATPYEGGVTLHRKLKGSSLVVEEGGGNHGVTLSGNACLDRYLADYLAKGTVPRGKGGDVDAVCAKTPDPKPATAKSARPASRTDASGGALHGLLGFRG from the coding sequence ATGACGAACCGTTCAGCAACTCTGTTCGCCGTCGGGGCGACGGTCGCCGGTCTGGTGACCGCCGCGCCGTCACCGGCGAGCGCCGACGGCGGCCCGCAGCGCGCCGCCTCGATCCGGTGGACCGACTGCGGCACCCAGTCGTCCCCGACGCTCCAGTGCGCGACCGTGCGCTCCCCGCTCGACCATGACGAGCCGTCGGGCCGCCAGGTCACCCTCGCCCTGACCCGGGTCCCGCACACCGCGAAGACGTTCCAGGGGCCGCTGCTGGTCAACCCGGGCGGCCCGGGCGGCAGCGGACTGTCCATGGCCGGCTTCGTCGCCGCCTCGCTGCCGAAGGCGGTGGCCGCCCAGTACGACGTGATCGGGTTCGACCCACGCGGCGTCGGCAGGAGCCGCCCGGCCCTGGACTGCGTACCGAAGTACTTCGACCCGGTACGGCCCGACCCGGTGCCGCACTCCGTCCGGGACGAGCGGACCAACCGCAACCGCGCCCGCGACTTCGCCGCCGCCTGCGGGAAGAAGTACCCGGACCTGCTCCCGTTCATGGACACGGTCAGCACGGCCAAGGACCTCGACGTGATCCGGCGTGCGACCGGCTCACGACAGCTCAACTACTTCGGCTACTCCTACGGCACCTACCTGGGCGCGGTGTACGCCAAGCTGTTCCCGGAGCGCGTCCGGCGCCTGGTCCTCGACTCGAACGTGGACCCGGACGGGGTCTGGTACGACGACAACATCAGCCAGGACTACGCGTTCGACACCCGCCACAAGGCCTTCGCCGCCTGGGTGGCGAAGTACGACGCCACGTACGGGCTCGGCAGTGACCCGGCGGAGGTCGAGGCCGCCTGGTACCGGATGCGGGACGCGGTGAAGAAGCACCCCGCGGGCAAGAAGGTCGGCGCCGGCGAGCTGGACGACACCTACCTGCCGGGCGGCTACTACAACGGCTACTGGCCCGATCTGGCCGAGGCGTTCGCCGCCTACGTCCACGACAAGGACGAGCAGGCCCTGGTGAAGGCGTACGAGCGCTTCGCCGCGGTCGACGCGGAGGGCGACAACGGGTACTCGGTCTACTCGGCCGTGCAGTGCCGGGACGCGCAGTGGCCGAAGGACTGGAACGTCTGGCGCAGCGACAGCCGGCGGGTCCACGCCAAGGCCCCGTTCATGACCTGGGGCAACACCTGGTACAACGCCCCGTGCGCGGACTGGCCGGTGGAGCCGCTGAACCCGGTGCGGGTCTCCAACCGCGAGCTGCCCCCGGCGCTGCTCTTCCAGGCGACGGACGACGCGGCCACCCCGTACGAGGGCGGCGTCACGCTGCACCGCAAGCTCAAGGGTTCCAGCCTGGTGGTCGAGGAGGGCGGCGGCAACCACGGCGTCACCCTGAGCGGGAACGCCTGCCTGGACCGATACCTGGCGGACTATCTGGCCAAGGGCACCGTGCCGCGCGGGAAGGGCGGCGACGTGGACGCGGTCTGCGCGAAGACGCCCGACCCGAAGCCGGCGACCGCCAAGTCCGCGCGCCCTGCCTCCCGTACGGACGCGAGCGGCGGCGCGCTGCACGGACTGCTCGGTTTCCGGGGCTGA
- a CDS encoding Rv2578c family radical SAM protein encodes MRWDNLADNPAETTKTGTGALFAADAVTTRTFDTPEFRGITFHEIRARSIVNRVPGASRMPFEWTVNPYRGCTHACVYCFARKTHSYLDLDTGLGFDSQIVVKINAPELVRRELASPRWHGAHIAMGTNVDCYQRAEGRYGLMPGILTALRDHANPFSILTKGTLILRDLELLRQAAEVTEVGVSVSVGFIDPELWRTVEPGTPSPERRLDVVRTLSEHGIGCGVLMAPVIPYLGDRPDQLRATVRAIAAAGATSVTPLVLHLRPGAREWFMEWLGHHHPHLVRRYERLYADGAYAPTWYQRRITRNVHELATEYGIGPSHHGTPRGFRERGEQRTPPPAAEPTQLTLL; translated from the coding sequence ATGCGCTGGGACAATCTGGCCGATAACCCTGCCGAAACCACCAAAACCGGTACCGGCGCGCTCTTCGCCGCGGACGCGGTGACGACCCGTACCTTCGACACTCCGGAATTCCGGGGCATCACCTTCCACGAAATACGGGCCCGCTCGATCGTGAACCGGGTGCCCGGCGCATCCCGGATGCCGTTCGAGTGGACCGTCAACCCCTACCGGGGCTGCACCCACGCCTGTGTCTACTGCTTCGCCCGCAAGACCCACAGCTATCTGGACCTCGACACCGGGCTCGGCTTCGACTCCCAGATCGTGGTCAAGATCAACGCTCCGGAGCTGGTGCGCCGCGAGCTGGCCTCACCCCGCTGGCACGGCGCGCACATCGCGATGGGCACCAACGTCGACTGCTATCAGCGGGCCGAGGGCCGCTACGGCCTGATGCCCGGCATCCTCACCGCCCTGCGCGACCACGCGAACCCCTTCTCCATCCTCACCAAGGGCACGCTGATCCTGCGCGACCTGGAGCTGCTGCGGCAGGCCGCCGAGGTCACCGAGGTCGGCGTCTCGGTCTCCGTCGGCTTCATCGACCCCGAACTGTGGCGGACCGTGGAGCCCGGCACCCCCTCCCCCGAACGACGCCTCGACGTCGTCCGCACCCTCAGCGAGCACGGCATCGGCTGCGGGGTGCTGATGGCCCCCGTCATCCCGTACCTCGGCGACCGGCCGGACCAGCTGCGGGCGACCGTCCGCGCGATCGCCGCCGCCGGCGCGACCTCGGTGACCCCGCTCGTCCTCCATCTGCGCCCGGGCGCCCGGGAGTGGTTCATGGAATGGCTCGGCCACCACCATCCCCACCTGGTGCGCCGGTACGAGCGGCTGTACGCGGACGGCGCGTACGCACCCACGTGGTACCAGCGCCGCATCACCCGGAACGTGCACGAGCTGGCGACGGAGTACGGCATCGGCCCCTCGCACCACGGAACGCCCCGCGGCTTCCGTGAGCGCGGCGAGCAGCGGACCCCGCCGCCCGCCGCCGAGCCCACCCAGCTGACCCTGCTCTGA